In the Sphingobacterium sp. PCS056 genome, CATATGAGCATAAATAACGCTAAATCACAAAAAACAATAGTTATAAACGAAAAAAGTTATAACTATTGTTCGCTAAAAGATCTTCCGCAAGGTTCAGTGTCCCATCTACCATTCAGTATCCGTATTTTGCTTGAAAACGTATTGCGTAATTATGATGGTTTCAGCATTACCGATGAGCATATTGATACACTCATAAATTGGACTCCAGAGCCAGTTGACAAAGATATTCCTTTTAAACCCGCACGGATCTTGATGCAAGATTTCACAGGAGTACCTGCTGTCGTTGATATGGCGTCCCTTCGTGCAGAATATGTTCGTCATGGAAAAGATGGTCAAAAGATCAATCCTGCAATTCCAGTAGATTTAGTGATAGACCATTCAGTGCAGGTGGATTATTATGGAACGGATTATGCTTACGACAAAAATGTAGAACTAGAGTATCAACGTAATAAGGAGCGTTACGAATTACTCAAATGGGCACAGCATGGTTTGAAAAACTTTACGGTAGTCCCTCCAGGAATGGGAATTTGTCACCAAGTAAATCTGGAATATTTAGCTAAAGGTATTATAGAACGTGAAGGCTGGTTATTTCCCGATACTTTGGTGGGTACCGATTCGCATACGCCCATGGTCAACGGTATGGGGGTAGTGGGTTGGGGCGCAGGAGGTATCGAGGCCGAAGCCGCTATGTTGGGGCAACCGATCTTCTTTACCTGTCCTGAAGTGATTGGTTTAAAATTGACGGGGAAAATACCTGAGATTTGTACAGCCACTGATATGGTCTTGTCCATTACGAAGGTGCTTCGAGATAAAGGTGTTGTCGGAAAGTTTGTTGAACTTTTTGGAGATGGATTGGATCACTTGACGGTTACAGATCGAGCAACTATTGCCAATATGTCGCCAGAATTTGGCTGTACGATTACTTATTTCCCAATTGACGATCGTACTCTGGAGTATATGTATACAACCAATCGGACACCTGAACAAATTAAGATTGTGGAAACGTATTGCAAAGAAAATCTACTATGGAGAACAGGTCATGAAGAAATTAATTTTTCTTCTATAGTAGAGTTTGATCTATCCACTTTAGAACCAACTGTTTCTGGGCCAAAACGTCCGCAGGACAAAGTTTTGGCAAAAGATTTAGGCCATCAATTTTCAAGTTTGCTGCAGCAAGAATATCAACGTAATTATAGCTTGCCGAATGAAAGAAAAGAATCGGCTTGGCTTGCAGATGGAGGGTCAGGGACCGAATTTACTTTTGGTAAAGTTCCCAAGAACAGTGAATCAGAATTAGAAGTCGTGAAAGATGCGATACAGTCCGTACGCATCAAATATAAAAATCAAGAATTTGTATTAAGCGATGGAAGCATTGTGATAGCAGCGATCACGAGCTGTACCAATACGTCTAACCCTGCGGTCATGATTGGTGCGGGATTATTGGCACGCAACGCTATAGAAAAGGGCTTGAGAACAAAATCATGGGTCAAAACTTCTTTAGCACCCGGTTCTAAAGTTGTTACCCAATATCTGAACCGATCAGGATTAAATACGGACCTGGAAGCATTACGTTTTCACACTGTAGGATATGGGTGCACCTCTTGTATTGGTAATTCGGGGCCTTTACCGCCACATATTGCCGAAGCTGTAGACAAAGGAGATCTAGTAGTGGCATCGGTATTATCGGGGAATAGGAATTTCGAAGCAAGAGTGCACCCACAGGTGAAAATGAATTTTCTAATGTCTCCCATGCTTGTCGTGGCTTATGCGTTGGTAGGTCGGGTAGATGTCGATCTGATAAACGATCCACTGTCGTATGACCCGAATGGTCGTCCCGTTTATTTGAAAGATATCTGGCCGAGCCGCGAAGAAATAGTAAAAACAGTAAACGACTGTGTTAAACAGGGAGATTTTCAGGAAGTTTATGATGTTATATTTGACGGTTCAACAGATTGGCAAAATCTAGAGGTAAGCTTAGATGAGCGCTTTGAATGGAATAAAGAGTCCACTTATATCAAAGAAGCTCCATTTTTTGAAAATCTGGAGGCCACTCCAAATCCCGTGACGGATATTACCCATGCTCGTGTATTATTATACTTGGGTGATTCAGTCACGACGGATCATATATCACCTGCAGGTTCCTTTCGTGAAAATAGTGCAGCTGGACAATACTTATCTGCTCATGGAGTAGAAACCGCTGATTTTAATTCTTATGGTTCTCGTCGTGGAAATCATGAGGTCATGATGCGAGGTACTTTTGCCAATGTACGTATTAAAAATAAGATCGTACAGAAAGAAGGTGGTTTCAGCGTGTACTTTCCAACCGGAGAGTTGAAAACAGTGTATGAAACTGCTATGGAATATAAAAAGACAGATACTGCCCTTATTGTATTGGCCGGGAAAGAATATGGATCAGGTTCGTCACGCGATTGGGCTGCCAAAGGCGCTTATTTATTAGGTATCAAAGCAGTCATCGCAGAAAGTTTTGAACGGATCCATCGCAGCAACTTGGTCGGTATGGGGGTAGCTCCATTAGTATTTACCAATGGACAAAATGCCGAAATTTTAGAACTAGACGGAACTGAAATTTTTGATATTATTGGACTTGCTGATCAGTTGACTCCGCACAAATTGTTGGATGTAAAAGCAACTCATCCAACTGGAAAAATAACGGAATTTAAAGTTCAGGCTCGGATGGATTCTGCTATAGAAATCGAATATTATAAAAATAATGGCATTTTACAATATGTGTTAAGAGATTATTTAAAAAACAGTTAATAGGTGGATGTGAAATCTGTATAAACAATACGTACGTGTTGCCTAAAAAATCAAAAAGTCACGTCAAACGATGTGAGTTTTTGATTTTATACTTTAATAACTTGCAATTTGTGGAATATTATCCTTTTATTATCGTTTAATTACAATATCGAGTAGCTGCTGCGGTTCATATATAATATAATCTGCTCCATGTAGTCTCAATTCTTCTTCATCCCGAAATCCCCATGTTACACCGACTGCACGTACTCCAGCATTACACGCGGTATCCATATCGACAGATGAATCACCTACATAGCAGCAGTCACTTGGCTGCAAGTTCAGCATAAGGAGCGTTTCGAATACAATATCGGCATCAGGTTTGGGCGGATGTCCAGTTCTATGTCCCAGTAGAACATCAAAAGAAATCTCCGGAAAATATTTTTTAACCAACGGAATGACAGCTTCATGATATTTGTTGGATGCAATTGAAATCAAATAGCCAGATGATTGAAGTGTTTGCAATAAGGGAATAATACCAGTATAGGGTTTGGTACAACTTTCAGTTTGATCTTCATAACGTTTCTTAAATGCAAGAAGTAGTCGTGTTATCGTATCCTCAGTTCTAGCCTCTGTAGGTAATGCGCGTTCAATGAGCATGCGGACCCCATTTCCTACAAATTTTTTATAAGATTCTAAGGGGTGAGTGGGGTATCCAAATTGGCCAAGTATGGTATTGCAGCTCTCTCCTAAATCTTGGAGAGTGTCTAACAATGTGCCATCTAAATCAAATATTATTAGCTTCATGGGCTAAATTTAAAAAAACAACACTATATAGTCAGCAAAATTTCTTTTATAAATGACTATTTAAACTTTAAAATACGATATAGAAGTGGAAAGTTGTGATCTCTTCCCTAACTTTAAGATGTGCTTAATATTTTTTTAAGGAAGTATTGGATGAAAATAGATGCTGCGCGTAAATCAAGTAGATATTGATTCATGATAGGGGAGAACGCTATACGTAGATACGGGTTGTGAAAGTAACGATAGTTTTTAATAAAAATGAATTTTTAGTTCTTATTCAAATTCAGGATAAAAAACTGTATTTTTGCTAGTTTTCATTCGTTCTACAACGTCATAGGGATTTACAACAATTCCAATTTCTGCTTTTCTCCTTTCAATTTTCCAACTCTGGTAAAATTCTTATAATTGATACGCCATACATACCATCTCTCAGATATTTTTACATTTTCTTCTCCTGCCGTCGAACCAGAGTCGCTAGAGCCCCGACATAAAATATTAGCTATTTTTCCAACATTACTAATATGACCAACTTTTTCCCAAAGATTCATTTTCAACCCCAGTTTGTAACACAATATGTATAAAACTCAACTTCTCCACTGACGATTTCTGATAAATCGGGATTGGTATTTATTGGATATACTTTCTTAAACGCCCGGATTACATCGCTGTTCAACTGTGTTAAATCAAAAGCCACTAATTGAAAATATTTCTTCTTGCTCTCGTCTATTTCAGCCAAAAAAACGTCTCCTATTTTTGTATTTGCTCCATAAGTTTACTCTTGAGGGATAATCTGTTGACCAGATCATCGTGGTGAATGAATATGGATGGTGTGGTACCATAGACAGACATTCCCTATCAAACCATCTGCTAGGCAAGTATCAAGCAATTATACCGTATGGGTAAAGCTTGTTTGCCTATGTGCGGTATTGAAATAGCATAAGTGTATAGTAAGTGCATGGTAAGTGTATCAAACACCCTGTTTTGATACTGTATCTATGCACTATCTATGCTTTATATATGCATATGCCATGCTTTATCGATGCCTAACATTTACTTGACCGATGCGGTATGGCGCTTTAATTTTGCAAATCAGGTTTAATTCCTCTCCAGAAAAATGCTGTTATTGGTTATTCATGTACTAAAATAAGTTTTTCCTATAGAAATCAATTTTATTCCTGATGATTTAGATTTTTATCGCCTGAGATGAAGTAAAATGGTATCATTATTCCCCATATTTCCGCTTGTCTCCACTTTTGGACCTACTGCTCTTGGATGGCCATCTTCGTAGTGTCAAAACAATAACGTCATGGCAAGAGTAGAAAGTTTAATCAAGTTAAATGGAACGATCGGGGATCTTTCCTTTTACAAATCAAAAAGTGTGGGTTACCAAGCACGGATGAAAACCGGTGTTTCGGGTGCCCGAATTGCTAACGATGCTGCGTTTGCCCGTACCCGTGAGAATGGGAGTGAGTTTGGCAGGTCACAGCAGGAGGGTAAAAAGCTGCGTGAACTGCTACAAGATGTGCTGTTTGAAAATTCGGATAATAAATTCAGCCAGCGTTTAGCAAGCCGCTTGCTCAAAGTTATTCAGATGGATGCGGTGAATGTTCGCGGGGAAAGGGTGATGGTCCCTGAAAATCTGCTCCTACTGGATGGCATGGAGTGCAATCAACGATCCAGTTTGCGCGCCATCACCTTAAAACCCTTTACGGTCACGTACGACCGTTTTAGCGGTGATGGCTTTTTTTCATGCCCGCAGCTGATGCCCAACCTGCACATCGCCAAATTGAGTGGTGCTACGCATGTGCAGTATACGCTGGTGCTGCAGGAGTTTTCGGGAGATGAATTGGATCAGCGTCCTGTGATCCGAAGATCTGCTTACATCAAACTGGGAGAAATGCAGCCGATGGATGTGGACCTCATGGCTTCGCTTGAAGCTGATCCTGAAAAAAGTGTATTGGTCCTGGTAGGTACGGGCTATTTTCAGATGGTCAACAATGCCTACTATCCGCTGGCCAATGGACAGTATAATGCGCTGACCATTAGTCAGGTGATCATGCCTTAATCTAAGGTGATGATGTCGTGAAGGATATTTTCGGGAGGCAAGTGGATTTTTATTAACCGCTACCTCCCGATATATCCCTTCTGATCAGAAAGAATTGTCTATTTGTTTTTTAATCCAGATACGTATTATGGAATATATTTGCGAGGAAGGGATTATCTATTTCAATTGATATGCTGCAACACTATTTTTGAAGAAAGTAGGTACATAAATAATCTTTTTAACAGGGTCATATCCGATATCTGCTGTATTTTTCTTCTCTGCAGTGCTATCCAGTAGTAATTCATATTTTCCATTAGCGTGAACGTAATAAATATAGCCCGCCCAGCATGAATAGACGAAGTCACCATTGCCGATCGGTTCTATACCATCACCGCCACATGGTAGATCGGCTATTGTTGTCAATTCCTTCTTATCATTAGCCTGCAGTAATTGCTTATTGCCACCAGCGATATACATATCTTTACCGATAGCTTTTAAACCATTGACGCCATCAATATTTTCAAGATATACAACATCTTTATTATTAATGATTTGATGGATCTTTTTTGTCCTAGAATCCGAAACATAAACAACGCCTTTGTCAGTGACAGTAATGTCATTTAAAAATATGGAACCTGCAATTGGGATTTTACGAACGATTTTACTAGAAGGGATATCAATGACAACGACATCCGTTATATCTGCTGCATAAAGAGTGTTTCCATATTTGGCAAGTCCTTTAGGAGAATTGAGCCCGTGGATCCAATCTAGATCTATAATTTTGCCATTCAGGTCTAATTTACCAATACCACCAATACCATCTTTCTCATCCGCACTATTGCCCATGATGGATACATATAGAATACCAGCTTTGGTATCTGGTAAAACAGATTCAGGCATATTGATAATCGAATCTGTTTCCCATATTTTCTCCAACTTACGCTGTGCCTTGACCGTAGTACCCAATAGTAATGCGAGAGATAGAATCATTATTTTTTTCATAATTGCTTCATGCTTAAAGAGGTTTAAATTTTGAAAATAAGCAAAATTTGGCAGATTATAAAGGTTTAGATGATTTTTAATCAATTTTAAGGTCGTCAGCAAAGTATATTCGTACATTACTTTAGGGTTTAGATGTTGGTTTTAAAATGAATTTGACGATCCTGTAATTAATTTAATTTTTCTGATACAACTATGATTTTTTAACAAAATGATAAGAAGATAAATTCACTTTTTTGAATTATAGTCGGATATGAAATGGCGTGATTTATCTACACTTTAAATGTGCTAGTGATGAGGTAGCTGCTTGCTCCAAAAGTTGAACGATAGCGGAATATCCCTTGTTGCGAGCATGTTGGAGAGGAGTAATTTTCTCATGGTCGGCAATATGGATGTTACATCCCGCATCGATCAGTGTCCGAACAATGTCAATATATTTTTGACTTCCATCACCCAAAATTACAGCCTCCATCAAAGCGGTCCAACCCAGTCGATTAACATGATCAATCGGGAACCCTTCTGTATTGGCTAACACGTTTACAACCTCCAAATGTCCACGCTCACAGGCAGGAATAAGAGCTGTACCATGATACCTGTTGAATACATCAAACCGAGCTCCATGCAATAAATAGAGTTTCACCAGTTCAAGATTTCCTGTCGCTCCTGCATATAGAAATGGACTGTCTTTGATATGATCTTGTTGATTAACATCTGCCTGATAGGATAGCAACAACTTGGCCATATCAAGAGCATTATTTTGTGTTGCAATTAAAAGCAAAGATTTGCCATTTTGATCAGTTGTATGAACAGAAGAGCCGTTCTTTAACGCTTCTTCAACTAGAGCTAATTGATTCTTTTGCACAGCTTCAATCAATTTTTTTTGAGATGAGGTATCAGCATTCATATCGGTATCAGTATGACAAGAGTTTAGAAATAATAATGAAAAAAATACAATAAGATGTTGCATAAGTACGGTATAAAAGGTAATAAAGCAGTTAGGAATATCAACCCTATAAACAAAGTTAGTATATAAATGGTATTAGAATAGGTACGATTTATATAGAAACTTGTATATATTATCACATTTAAGCTAATAATTATAGTGAATAAAAGCTAATATGTTTAGTTTAATTGTTTATCTTTGGATATTCAATATAGATAGACACCCAAGAAAAAGGCTGCTCCATATTTTATACCGTAATTCATTAGATCCTTACAGGATCAAGTAGTTACTTATGATAGAATAGATTTGACGATAATATAAAGTACTGTTTATAAAAGGAATTCCATTTTTTATGAATTTAATCCCTAGGTTCATAGGAGATGAATGATTGAAAAAAATCGTAGATTTTTTCATAAAAACTGCCCTCTGTAGTGATACACAGGGCTTTTTGTTTCAACTTTAAAATTGTAATGTAGTCAAAAATGATATTTTTTAATCACAATTATTATCTTCGTATCAACAATTGAATACTGCGATGCTGTACAATCCATTTGAACCATTAACTCGACATACTTGGCAAGATTTTCTTGAAAAAGGTTATCGTGACTTTGTATTGCAGCGGTTGGAGTGGCCAGATATTAGCAAAGGAAAAGGTTTTCTACTATCACCATACTCAACTCTGGAAAAAGCACATCTACATGCAGCAGAACTTGGAGCTAAAGAAGGTAAGGCTTTACAGATAACTGTAGACATAAATAAAATTCAACAATTATTAGCGGTCAATTCTGGCTATCGTGTTTTCGTCAATCGTTTTTATGAGGAAAATTGGGATAAACGCATGTTGCGAGTATATCAGGGTAGAATTATTAATTATTTGCGTAGTAATACCAATTTCAAACGAAAAGATCCGATTGATATTTTGTTTACATTGGAACATGGACGTGTTTGGGCTCTCATATCAGATGGGAAAACTACAAAGAAAGTCAAGGCTATAGACCTGATCAGTTAACATGAAGCTATCAGATTAATCCCTGAAATACATAAATACTTCACGTTTTTAAAATTAAATTATTTAACTTTTTGCATATTAATACATACTATGTGTTGGGACATATCACTTCATACTAATCTTGAGATTGTAAAAAAAGCTTTTCCTGCTTTACTGGACGAACGCAAGCAACTCGAATATGACTACCGGAACTTTGAAAATGTGCAAGCAATTACCTTTCCCGCATATCCCGTTATTTATAAAGATCAAGAAAACGAGAAAATCAATCTCCTAGAGATGGAATGGGGCGTGTTGCCCACCTATATCCAAGACCCTCAAGAGCAAGTCGAACGCCGTCGTAATATGATCAATGTCCGTAGCGAACGTATCCTTACCGATCATAATTCGTACTGGCACCGTTTGAAAGACCAGCGCTGTCTTATACCCGTGTCAGGTACATTTGAGCACCGTAAAATCCATGATAAGAAAAAGAAAATACCCTATTATATAGGACAAAAAGGAAGAGAAGTATTTTTTATACCAGGGATATACCAATGGCATGAAGTAATAACGCAGGATGGTGATGTTCATCAAGTAGGTAGCTTTGGTATGTTGACACGCGAGGCAAATACTGTGATGGGACATATACACAACGATGGACCCAATAAAAGAAGGATGCCGCTATTTCTCACACCAGAACTTGAACAACAATGGCTACAGGCAAA is a window encoding:
- the acnA gene encoding aconitate hydratase AcnA, with the translated sequence MSINNAKSQKTIVINEKSYNYCSLKDLPQGSVSHLPFSIRILLENVLRNYDGFSITDEHIDTLINWTPEPVDKDIPFKPARILMQDFTGVPAVVDMASLRAEYVRHGKDGQKINPAIPVDLVIDHSVQVDYYGTDYAYDKNVELEYQRNKERYELLKWAQHGLKNFTVVPPGMGICHQVNLEYLAKGIIEREGWLFPDTLVGTDSHTPMVNGMGVVGWGAGGIEAEAAMLGQPIFFTCPEVIGLKLTGKIPEICTATDMVLSITKVLRDKGVVGKFVELFGDGLDHLTVTDRATIANMSPEFGCTITYFPIDDRTLEYMYTTNRTPEQIKIVETYCKENLLWRTGHEEINFSSIVEFDLSTLEPTVSGPKRPQDKVLAKDLGHQFSSLLQQEYQRNYSLPNERKESAWLADGGSGTEFTFGKVPKNSESELEVVKDAIQSVRIKYKNQEFVLSDGSIVIAAITSCTNTSNPAVMIGAGLLARNAIEKGLRTKSWVKTSLAPGSKVVTQYLNRSGLNTDLEALRFHTVGYGCTSCIGNSGPLPPHIAEAVDKGDLVVASVLSGNRNFEARVHPQVKMNFLMSPMLVVAYALVGRVDVDLINDPLSYDPNGRPVYLKDIWPSREEIVKTVNDCVKQGDFQEVYDVIFDGSTDWQNLEVSLDERFEWNKESTYIKEAPFFENLEATPNPVTDITHARVLLYLGDSVTTDHISPAGSFRENSAAGQYLSAHGVETADFNSYGSRRGNHEVMMRGTFANVRIKNKIVQKEGGFSVYFPTGELKTVYETAMEYKKTDTALIVLAGKEYGSGSSRDWAAKGAYLLGIKAVIAESFERIHRSNLVGMGVAPLVFTNGQNAEILELDGTEIFDIIGLADQLTPHKLLDVKATHPTGKITEFKVQARMDSAIEIEYYKNNGILQYVLRDYLKNS
- a CDS encoding HAD family hydrolase; translated protein: MKLIIFDLDGTLLDTLQDLGESCNTILGQFGYPTHPLESYKKFVGNGVRMLIERALPTEARTEDTITRLLLAFKKRYEDQTESCTKPYTGIIPLLQTLQSSGYLISIASNKYHEAVIPLVKKYFPEISFDVLLGHRTGHPPKPDADIVFETLLMLNLQPSDCCYVGDSSVDMDTACNAGVRAVGVTWGFRDEEELRLHGADYIIYEPQQLLDIVIKR
- a CDS encoding ATP-binding protein, giving the protein MKKIMILSLALLLGTTVKAQRKLEKIWETDSIINMPESVLPDTKAGILYVSIMGNSADEKDGIGGIGKLDLNGKIIDLDWIHGLNSPKGLAKYGNTLYAADITDVVVIDIPSSKIVRKIPIAGSIFLNDITVTDKGVVYVSDSRTKKIHQIINNKDVVYLENIDGVNGLKAIGKDMYIAGGNKQLLQANDKKELTTIADLPCGGDGIEPIGNGDFVYSCWAGYIYYVHANGKYELLLDSTAEKKNTADIGYDPVKKIIYVPTFFKNSVAAYQLK
- a CDS encoding ankyrin repeat domain-containing protein, with amino-acid sequence MQHLIVFFSLLFLNSCHTDTDMNADTSSQKKLIEAVQKNQLALVEEALKNGSSVHTTDQNGKSLLLIATQNNALDMAKLLLSYQADVNQQDHIKDSPFLYAGATGNLELVKLYLLHGARFDVFNRYHGTALIPACERGHLEVVNVLANTEGFPIDHVNRLGWTALMEAVILGDGSQKYIDIVRTLIDAGCNIHIADHEKITPLQHARNKGYSAIVQLLEQAATSSLAHLKCR
- a CDS encoding SOS response-associated peptidase encodes the protein MCWDISLHTNLEIVKKAFPALLDERKQLEYDYRNFENVQAITFPAYPVIYKDQENEKINLLEMEWGVLPTYIQDPQEQVERRRNMINVRSERILTDHNSYWHRLKDQRCLIPVSGTFEHRKIHDKKKKIPYYIGQKGREVFFIPGIYQWHEVITQDGDVHQVGSFGMLTREANTVMGHIHNDGPNKRRMPLFLTPELEQQWLQAKDDKSLVDIFHYEIADQALEYYPVYTLRGYPNRPDGKHRYEPYPWAGLPPLGQDGPMQQSLF